The Vibrio pomeroyi genome window below encodes:
- the hslR gene encoding ribosome-associated heat shock protein Hsp15 yields the protein MKTANEAVRLDKWLWAARFYKTRSIARNMVDGGKVHYNGQRSKPSKIVELGAVITLRQGNEEKTVTIEKISAHRGGAPIAQTLYEETTESLAKREEFAKQRKLNAHNPAPERRPDKKQRRDIIKFKHQ from the coding sequence ATGAAAACTGCTAATGAAGCTGTCAGACTCGATAAATGGTTGTGGGCAGCACGCTTTTACAAAACCCGGTCGATTGCTCGCAACATGGTCGATGGTGGCAAAGTCCACTATAATGGTCAGCGCAGCAAGCCAAGTAAAATTGTCGAACTTGGGGCGGTAATTACACTGCGTCAAGGTAACGAAGAAAAGACGGTGACTATCGAGAAAATCTCAGCCCATCGCGGTGGAGCTCCGATCGCTCAAACCCTCTATGAAGAAACTACCGAGAGCTTGGCAAAAAGAGAAGAGTTTGCAAAACAGCGCAAACTGAATGCTCATAACCCAGCTCCAGAGCGTCGCCCTGATAAGAAGCAACGTCGTGACATCATCAAGTTCAAGCATCAATAA
- the gspC gene encoding type II secretion system protein GspC, with amino-acid sequence MNFLELKNSVGNSPVLSRLLENGFVLQQKLSLATCCVLIAASAWILGQLAWFIEPAEQTVVPWKATASSSSAPQSTLDISSLQKSNLFGAYNPTTAPVVEQQVIQDAPKTRLNLVLVGAVASSNPKLSLAVIANRGTQATYGINEEIEGTRAKLKAVLVDRVIIDNSGRDETLMLEGIEYKRLAVSAPAPPRASSSVRGNNPASAEEKLDEIKAKIMKDPQQIFQYVRLSQVKRDDSVIGYRVSPGKDSELFNSVGLQNGDIATQLNGQDLTDPAVMGNIFRSISELTELNLVVERDGQQHEVFIEF; translated from the coding sequence GTGAACTTTTTAGAGCTCAAAAATAGCGTAGGGAATTCTCCTGTGTTGAGCCGCTTATTAGAGAATGGATTTGTACTTCAGCAGAAACTGAGCCTAGCTACGTGTTGTGTGTTGATTGCAGCTTCTGCATGGATTTTAGGGCAGCTTGCATGGTTTATCGAACCTGCCGAGCAAACAGTCGTGCCTTGGAAAGCAACCGCTTCATCGTCTTCTGCACCTCAATCGACCTTAGATATTTCATCTTTGCAGAAGAGCAACCTTTTTGGTGCCTACAACCCAACTACGGCTCCAGTGGTTGAGCAACAAGTGATCCAAGATGCACCCAAAACACGATTGAATCTGGTATTGGTGGGTGCGGTTGCCAGTTCGAATCCCAAATTAAGCTTAGCTGTGATTGCTAATCGCGGCACGCAAGCAACCTACGGAATTAACGAAGAGATAGAAGGCACTCGAGCCAAGCTCAAAGCTGTGTTAGTGGATCGAGTGATCATTGATAACTCAGGTCGTGATGAGACCTTGATGCTTGAAGGTATTGAGTACAAGCGCTTAGCGGTATCAGCCCCTGCGCCACCTCGCGCTTCTTCATCTGTTCGTGGTAATAACCCAGCTTCTGCAGAAGAGAAGTTGGATGAAATTAAAGCGAAGATAATGAAAGATCCGCAACAAATCTTCCAATATGTTCGCCTGTCACAGGTGAAGCGCGATGATAGTGTTATTGGTTATCGTGTGAGCCCTGGCAAAGATTCAGAACTTTTTAACTCTGTTGGGCTCCAAAACGGAGATATTGCCACTCAGTTAAATGGGCAAGACCTGACAGACCCCGCCGTTATGGGCAACATATTCCGTTCCATCTCAGAGCTGACAGAGCTAAATCTCGTCGTTGAGCGAGATGGGCAACAACATGAAGTGTTTATTGAATTTTAA
- the gspD gene encoding type II secretion system secretin GspD, with amino-acid sequence MKHWFKKSAWLLAGSLICTPAAIASDFSASFKGTDIQEFINIVGRNLEKTIIVDPSVRGKIDVRSYDVLNEEQYYSFFLNVLEVYGYAVVEMDSGVLKIIKAKDSKTSAIPVVGDRDSINGDSVVTRVVTVRNVSVRELSPLLRQLNDNAGAGNVVHYDPANIILITGRAAVVNRLAEIIKRVDQAGDKEIEVVELKNASAAEMVRIVDALSKTTDAKNTPAFLQPKLVADERTNAILISGDPKVRSRLRKLIEQLDVEMATKGNNQVIYLKYAKAEDLVDVLKGVSDNLQSEKQSSTKGSSSQRNQVMISAHSDTNSLVITAQPDIMNALQDVIAQLDIRRAQVLIEALIVEMAEGDGINLGVQWGNLDTGAVIQYGNTGASIGGVMVGLEEAKDTETTTAVYDSDGNFQRNETTTEKGDYSTLASALSGVNGAAMSVVMGDWTALISAVATDSNSNILSSPSITVMDNGEASFIVGEEVPVLTGSTAGSSNDNPFQTVERKEVGIKLKVVPQINEGDSVQLNIEQEVSNVLGANGAVDVRFAKRQLNTSVIVQDGQMLVLGGLIDERALESESKVPFLGDIPVLGHLFKSTSTQVEKKNLMVFIKPTIIRDGMTADGITQRKYNFIRAEQLYKAEQGLKLLDDDNIPVLPKFGADMNHPAEIQAFIDQMETE; translated from the coding sequence GTGAAGCATTGGTTTAAGAAAAGTGCATGGTTACTGGCAGGAAGCTTAATCTGCACACCCGCAGCCATCGCTAGTGATTTTAGTGCCAGCTTTAAAGGCACTGATATTCAAGAGTTTATTAATATCGTTGGTCGTAACCTTGAGAAGACGATCATCGTTGACCCATCGGTGCGCGGGAAAATCGATGTACGTAGCTACGACGTCCTTAATGAAGAGCAATATTACAGCTTCTTCTTGAACGTTTTAGAGGTGTACGGCTATGCGGTCGTTGAAATGGACTCGGGTGTTCTGAAGATCATCAAAGCCAAAGACTCTAAAACATCGGCAATTCCAGTGGTTGGTGACCGTGACTCAATCAACGGCGATAGCGTCGTGACACGAGTTGTGACGGTGCGTAATGTGTCGGTTCGTGAGCTTTCACCTCTACTTCGTCAATTGAATGACAATGCAGGCGCGGGTAACGTTGTGCACTACGACCCTGCCAATATCATTCTTATTACAGGCCGAGCGGCGGTAGTAAATCGCTTAGCGGAAATCATCAAGCGTGTTGACCAAGCGGGTGATAAAGAGATTGAAGTCGTTGAGCTAAAGAATGCATCAGCGGCGGAGATGGTGCGTATTGTTGACGCTCTAAGCAAAACCACAGATGCAAAGAATACGCCTGCATTCCTTCAACCTAAACTGGTTGCCGATGAGCGTACCAATGCGATTCTGATTTCAGGTGACCCTAAGGTTCGTAGCCGATTAAGAAAGCTTATCGAGCAGCTTGATGTCGAAATGGCGACCAAAGGTAACAACCAGGTAATTTACCTTAAATACGCAAAAGCAGAAGATCTGGTTGATGTGCTGAAAGGCGTGTCGGACAACTTACAGTCGGAGAAACAATCTTCAACTAAAGGCAGCTCATCGCAACGTAACCAAGTAATGATCTCAGCTCATAGTGATACCAACTCTTTGGTTATTACTGCACAGCCAGACATCATGAATGCCTTGCAAGACGTGATCGCACAACTGGATATTCGTCGTGCTCAAGTATTGATTGAAGCCTTGATTGTCGAAATGGCTGAAGGTGACGGCATCAACCTTGGTGTGCAATGGGGTAACCTTGATACAGGTGCTGTGATTCAGTACGGCAACACAGGCGCATCGATCGGTGGTGTAATGGTGGGCCTGGAAGAAGCCAAAGACACTGAAACGACTACTGCAGTCTACGACTCTGATGGTAACTTCCAACGTAATGAGACGACTACTGAAAAGGGTGACTATTCAACGCTAGCATCAGCACTTTCTGGTGTTAATGGTGCGGCTATGAGTGTGGTGATGGGTGACTGGACTGCACTGATCAGTGCGGTAGCAACCGATTCAAACTCAAACATCCTATCTTCTCCAAGTATCACGGTAATGGATAACGGCGAAGCGTCATTCATTGTGGGTGAAGAGGTGCCTGTTCTAACAGGTTCAACTGCCGGCTCAAGTAACGACAATCCATTCCAAACCGTTGAGCGTAAAGAAGTGGGCATCAAGCTGAAGGTTGTTCCACAAATCAACGAAGGCGATTCTGTTCAGCTGAATATTGAACAAGAAGTATCAAACGTACTGGGCGCGAATGGCGCGGTTGATGTGCGTTTTGCTAAACGTCAATTGAATACATCAGTAATCGTTCAAGATGGTCAAATGCTGGTGCTTGGTGGCTTGATTGACGAGCGCGCATTAGAGAGTGAATCTAAGGTGCCATTCTTAGGTGATATTCCAGTGCTTGGGCACCTGTTCAAATCAACCAGTACTCAGGTTGAGAAAAAGAACCTAATGGTATTCATCAAGC